One window from the genome of SAR202 cluster bacterium encodes:
- the thiE gene encoding thiamine phosphate synthase, whose amino-acid sequence MKDSNVTKSLVNRVKGLYVILDPEIMKTSSIIELAKATLSGGTTAIQLRDKQNDKGIQLKIAIELRKLCEEYNAALIINDHADLAVASDSHGLHIGQNDLPYSYSKKILQPNQFIGTSNNNIEESKISIKDGADYIAIGAMFTTDSKSNTRPSSLSYLTEIKQLSPLPPIVAIGGININNIDLVLEAGADSICVISAVSLSDDPEKSTKILVDKIHGFSN is encoded by the coding sequence ATGAAAGATTCAAACGTTACTAAAAGTTTAGTCAATAGAGTTAAAGGACTTTATGTTATTTTGGACCCTGAAATAATGAAAACCAGTTCAATTATCGAATTAGCAAAAGCAACCCTATCAGGAGGAACTACAGCTATCCAATTGAGGGATAAACAAAATGACAAAGGGATACAATTAAAAATCGCAATTGAATTAAGAAAACTTTGTGAAGAATATAATGCAGCATTAATAATAAATGACCATGCAGACTTGGCTGTAGCTTCAGATTCTCATGGGCTCCATATAGGTCAAAATGACTTACCATATTCATACTCTAAGAAAATACTACAACCTAATCAATTTATCGGTACCTCAAACAACAATATAGAAGAAAGTAAAATTTCGATAAAAGACGGCGCTGATTACATTGCAATTGGTGCAATGTTTACTACAGACTCAAAATCTAACACAAGGCCTTCTTCTCTAAGTTATCTAACTGAAATAAAACAACTATCCCCTTTACCACCAATTGTTGCAATTGGAGGAATTAATATAAATAATATCGATCTAGTACTGGAAGCTGGAGCTGACAGTATTTGTGTAATTAGTGCTGTAAGTTTGTCAGACGACCCAGAAAAATCAACTAAGATACTTGTCGACAAAATACACGGATTCAGTAATTAA
- a CDS encoding MoaD/ThiS family protein — protein sequence MGIKVRIPGPLRKLTNELDQVEVTAENIGELIDLLEEEYNGMKERLCDEDGELRYFVNIYLNGEDIRFIEGMKTPTQSGDEVSIVPAVAGGR from the coding sequence ATGGGTATAAAAGTTAGAATCCCTGGCCCATTAAGGAAATTAACAAACGAATTAGATCAAGTAGAAGTAACTGCTGAAAATATTGGAGAGTTAATTGATTTGCTTGAAGAAGAATACAACGGAATGAAAGAAAGATTATGCGATGAAGATGGTGAATTAAGATATTTTGTTAATATTTATCTTAACGGGGAAGATATTCGATTTATAGAAGGAATGAAAACACCAACCCAATCTGGTGATGAGGTAAGTATCGTCCCTGCCGTTGCAGGTGGGAGATAA
- the leuC gene encoding 3-isopropylmalate dehydratase large subunit, whose protein sequence is MGKTLFDKIWDEHVVVQDIDKPSLLYIDLHLIHEVTSPQAFDGLRENNRKVRRPELTIATVDHNVPTKDRHLPIADQISRTQIEYLDRNVKEFGITYYGMNSAGQGIVHVIGPEQGYTQPGKTIVCGDSHTSTHGAFGALAFGIGTSEVEHVLATQCLRQSKPKTMEVRVDGTLPFGVTAKDIILGVIGQIGVDGAVGHVIEYTGEAIRSLSMEGRMTVCNMSIEAGGRAGMIAPDETTYEYLKGRPHCPKGRNFDKAIEKWDQYKSDPDAEYDKVVIINAEDLAPFVTWGTNPGMVAKVTDSVPDPDSFELESQQLAGQKALQYMQLDAGTPITDISLDRVFIGSCTNSRIEDLRAAAEVVKGYTVSETVSAMVVPGSFKVKEKAEKEGLDRIFKESGFEWRDAGCSMCLGMNPDILSPGERCASTSNRNFEGRQGPGGLTHLVSPQMAAAAAIQGTFVDIRDWSFK, encoded by the coding sequence ATGGGGAAAACGCTATTTGATAAAATTTGGGATGAACATGTGGTTGTTCAAGATATAGATAAACCGTCATTGTTGTATATTGATTTACATTTAATTCATGAAGTGACATCACCACAAGCATTTGATGGTCTTCGAGAGAACAATCGAAAAGTTAGAAGACCAGAACTTACTATTGCTACAGTAGATCATAACGTACCTACCAAAGATAGACACTTACCGATAGCAGACCAAATTTCAAGAACACAAATTGAGTATTTAGATAGAAATGTTAAAGAATTTGGTATTACCTATTATGGAATGAATAGTGCCGGGCAAGGTATTGTTCATGTGATTGGGCCAGAACAAGGATATACTCAACCAGGCAAAACAATTGTTTGCGGTGACTCTCACACATCTACTCATGGAGCTTTTGGGGCACTAGCCTTTGGTATCGGAACTTCTGAAGTAGAACATGTACTAGCCACACAATGTTTACGTCAAAGCAAACCCAAAACAATGGAAGTTAGAGTAGATGGCACATTGCCTTTTGGGGTTACTGCTAAAGATATAATCTTGGGTGTAATAGGTCAAATAGGCGTCGATGGTGCTGTAGGGCATGTTATTGAGTATACAGGTGAGGCAATTCGTTCTTTATCGATGGAAGGCAGAATGACTGTTTGTAACATGTCAATTGAAGCTGGAGGTCGAGCAGGAATGATTGCCCCGGACGAAACTACTTATGAATATTTAAAAGGACGGCCTCACTGTCCTAAAGGAAGAAACTTTGATAAAGCTATTGAAAAATGGGATCAATACAAAAGTGATCCTGATGCTGAATATGATAAAGTAGTTATAATCAATGCTGAAGATTTAGCTCCTTTTGTAACTTGGGGTACTAACCCAGGGATGGTTGCAAAAGTTACAGACTCTGTACCTGATCCTGATTCTTTTGAATTAGAGAGTCAACAATTAGCAGGGCAAAAAGCTTTGCAATATATGCAACTAGATGCTGGTACGCCAATAACAGATATATCATTAGATAGGGTGTTTATTGGATCATGTACTAATTCCCGTATTGAAGACTTACGTGCAGCAGCAGAAGTTGTTAAAGGGTACACTGTAAGTGAAACAGTTAGTGCAATGGTGGTTCCTGGATCATTTAAAGTTAAAGAGAAAGCTGAAAAAGAAGGATTAGATCGAATATTTAAAGAATCTGGATTTGAATGGCGTGATGCGGGCTGCTCTATGTGTTTAGGAATGAATCCAGATATTTTATCTCCTGGAGAAAGATGCGCTTCTACTTCAAATAGAAATTTTGAAGGTAGGCAAGGACCAGGTGGTCTTACTCATTTAGTAAGCCCACAAATGGCAGCAGCAGCTGCAATTCAAGGCACTTTTGTTGATATTAGAGACTGGTCTTTTAAATAA
- the tgt gene encoding tRNA guanosine(34) transglycosylase Tgt, which produces MSFSFNIDSNYGNARAGTLTVDGNTITTPVFMPVATKSAVRTLSSKDLIDLNFDIILSNTYHLYLTPGTDVLSKFAGLHNFMKWPKSILTDSGGYQVFSLNKNTKISEDGVVFKSHIDGSAHLFTPESVMEIQQIIGSNIVMPLDHCIYSEDDELSVRNSMQRTHDWLVRSVKSHNSSSSALFGIVQGGIYSNLRKESCLFEAELDLPGYSIGGLAVGENKSTMYRIVEECNEYLPVEKPRYLMGVGSPEDLVTCVSLGVDMFDCVLPTRIARNGAIFTKKGRKNIKKSANKLLDIPLEDDCICECCQNYSTGYIHQLFKVSEILGYRLATIHNLFFLKKLMGDIRESILNNTFNSFKNEFLSNYHPTDEIARMAQKKQWLESRNITQY; this is translated from the coding sequence ATGTCTTTTTCATTTAATATTGATAGCAATTATGGAAATGCCAGAGCCGGTACGCTGACGGTCGATGGTAATACGATTACAACTCCTGTATTTATGCCTGTTGCTACGAAATCAGCAGTACGTACTTTATCTTCAAAAGATTTAATTGACCTCAATTTTGATATTATTTTAAGTAATACCTATCATTTATATTTAACACCTGGAACTGATGTACTTTCAAAATTTGCAGGCCTGCATAATTTTATGAAATGGCCTAAATCTATTCTCACTGATAGTGGTGGTTATCAAGTATTTAGCTTAAATAAAAATACTAAAATTAGTGAAGATGGAGTTGTTTTTAAATCTCATATCGATGGTTCTGCACATTTATTTACACCTGAATCAGTAATGGAAATTCAACAAATTATAGGATCAAATATTGTTATGCCATTAGATCATTGTATATACTCTGAAGATGATGAATTATCAGTAAGAAACTCAATGCAAAGAACCCATGACTGGTTAGTACGGTCTGTTAAATCACATAATAGTTCTAGTAGTGCGTTGTTTGGAATTGTACAAGGAGGGATATATTCTAATTTGCGCAAAGAGTCCTGCCTTTTTGAGGCAGAACTAGACTTGCCAGGCTATTCTATTGGAGGATTAGCTGTAGGTGAAAATAAATCAACAATGTATAGAATAGTTGAAGAATGCAATGAATATCTTCCTGTAGAAAAACCAAGATATTTAATGGGAGTCGGCTCTCCGGAAGATTTAGTAACCTGTGTAAGTTTGGGTGTAGACATGTTCGATTGCGTACTGCCTACTAGAATTGCCAGAAATGGAGCCATTTTTACTAAAAAGGGCCGAAAGAATATCAAAAAATCCGCGAATAAGTTATTAGATATACCGTTAGAAGATGATTGTATTTGCGAATGTTGCCAAAATTATTCAACTGGGTATATACATCAATTATTTAAAGTTTCTGAAATTCTTGGTTATCGGTTAGCAACGATTCATAATTTGTTTTTTTTAAAAAAACTTATGGGTGATATACGTGAATCTATTTTAAACAATACATTTAATTCTTTTAAAAATGAATTTCTTAGTAATTATCACCCAACAGATGAGATTGCACGAATGGCCCAAAAAAAACAATGGCTAGAGAGTAGAAATATTACTCAATATTAG
- the leuD gene encoding 3-isopropylmalate dehydratase small subunit: MEKYNKTNGKVLPLDRANVDTDQIIPAKYLKRVEKTGFGQYLFDAWRKLPDGSLNPDFILNDERYTGATILVAGPNFGSGSSREHAPWALNDYGFRTILAPSFADIFRNNCFQNGMLPIVLDQEIIDKIIQKSSKNPDYSLTVDLESGVISDSEELTIEFTIDSFKKHCLIEGLDDIGLTLSEESMIKNFESRHVIS, translated from the coding sequence ATGGAAAAATATAATAAAACAAATGGAAAAGTCCTTCCTTTAGATCGAGCTAATGTGGATACTGATCAAATTATACCTGCAAAGTACTTAAAACGAGTGGAAAAAACAGGATTCGGTCAATATTTATTCGATGCTTGGCGAAAATTACCAGATGGATCTTTAAACCCAGATTTCATTTTAAATGATGAGCGTTATACTGGGGCAACTATTTTGGTTGCTGGGCCTAATTTTGGAAGTGGATCTTCGCGAGAACATGCACCGTGGGCTTTAAATGATTATGGCTTTAGAACTATTTTAGCCCCGAGTTTTGCTGATATTTTTAGAAATAACTGCTTTCAGAATGGGATGTTGCCGATAGTTTTAGATCAAGAAATTATTGATAAGATTATCCAAAAATCTTCGAAAAATCCAGACTACTCATTAACAGTAGATCTTGAGAGTGGTGTTATTAGCGATTCTGAAGAATTAACAATTGAATTCACAATTGATTCTTTTAAAAAACACTGCCTGATCGAAGGATTAGATGATATTGGTTTGACTTTGTCTGAAGAATCAATGATCAAAAACTTTGAATCGAGACACGTGATAAGTTAG
- a CDS encoding haloacid dehalogenase — translation MNNIIKSIETNIESSKKDLESIHSKRETVYPLTRQIIHLCSAAIKNAHRKEFNESLKLVSEAKILIDKINNESIENTPIMSSGYVLDAQKEFTEANVALAFLTNKEIPTAIELSVQISPYLNGIAEAASELRRTILDALRSDNLDSCETWMECMDETYSMLAGIDYPEAVTGGLRRTVDQLRGVLERTRGDLTMSLRQKALENKLENLHL, via the coding sequence ATGAATAATATAATTAAATCAATCGAAACCAATATAGAATCTTCCAAGAAAGATCTTGAAAGTATCCATAGTAAGCGAGAAACAGTTTATCCACTTACACGGCAGATCATTCACTTATGTTCAGCCGCAATAAAAAATGCTCATCGAAAAGAGTTTAATGAAAGCTTAAAACTAGTTAGTGAAGCAAAAATACTTATTGATAAGATCAATAACGAAAGTATTGAAAACACACCAATAATGTCTTCAGGATACGTCCTAGATGCCCAAAAAGAATTTACTGAAGCTAATGTTGCTTTGGCTTTTCTAACGAATAAGGAAATTCCTACTGCTATTGAGTTGAGTGTACAAATATCCCCATATTTAAATGGTATAGCAGAAGCTGCTAGCGAACTACGAAGGACAATTCTGGATGCTTTGCGTTCTGACAATTTAGACTCATGTGAAACATGGATGGAATGCATGGATGAAACATATAGCATGCTTGCAGGAATAGATTATCCAGAAGCAGTTACTGGGGGATTACGCAGAACCGTAGATCAATTACGAGGAGTACTTGAAAGAACTCGTGGAGATCTCACAATGTCGTTACGACAAAAAGCACTGGAAAACAAGCTCGAAAATCTCCATCTATAA
- a CDS encoding FeS-binding protein, with amino-acid sequence MSVKRVKFTFPTNLVTEPIIYSITKKFNVITNIRRADVRPEMGWVILDIDGPDNEIAKCLEWTKTSGVTVDDLNDDANNESLVEG; translated from the coding sequence ATGTCAGTAAAACGCGTAAAATTTACATTCCCTACTAATTTAGTTACTGAACCTATTATATATAGCATTACTAAAAAATTTAACGTAATAACAAATATAAGAAGGGCTGATGTTCGACCAGAAATGGGTTGGGTTATTCTTGATATTGACGGTCCTGATAATGAAATAGCCAAATGCCTAGAATGGACAAAAACATCTGGAGTCACTGTAGATGACTTAAATGATGATGCAAATAATGAATCACTAGTAGAAGGATAA
- a CDS encoding amidase, producing the protein MNDLHWLTIKQASKAIQAKELSPVEYTQALISRTEQLDPKLNAYIKFTPERAISDAKRAEDLISKNKSLGTLTGIPYGLKDIIDVVGFETTAHSKILIDNMPRKNAYVSDKLDSSGGILMGKLALHEFAIGGPAFDLPFPPARNPWNINHHPGGSSSGSGSAVASGMIPAALGTDTGGSVRNPATSCGIVGMKATYGRVSKAGVVPLSFSLDHVGPMTRTVEDNAILLNAIAGYDNNDPSTEKNQKLPDFTEFLQKGVKGLRIGLIRHFYTTDLKSDDEMCKAIDNAADTFKKLGAIVEEIHVSPLNHFSSCNSIIMYCEALSIHNKWYKERPGDYSKATRTRLMPGLFINGEDYVSAQRTRIKLAQEINSQFKNFDLIMTASSMEAACRIDEPETLARTYPRQARTVFNITGHPACAIPTGLATNGLPLGFQIAGPYFDESTIYQAAWAYEQENPFYKKHPNIE; encoded by the coding sequence ATGAATGATCTACACTGGTTAACAATCAAACAGGCATCTAAAGCAATTCAAGCTAAGGAATTATCTCCTGTAGAATACACACAAGCATTAATATCAAGAACTGAACAACTTGATCCTAAATTAAATGCATATATAAAATTCACACCTGAAAGAGCTATCTCAGATGCAAAAAGAGCAGAAGATCTAATATCTAAAAATAAATCTCTAGGAACTTTGACAGGTATACCTTATGGACTAAAAGATATTATTGACGTTGTCGGATTTGAAACAACAGCACATTCAAAAATACTAATTGATAATATGCCTCGGAAAAATGCATATGTGAGTGATAAATTAGATTCTTCTGGCGGTATTTTAATGGGGAAATTAGCTTTGCATGAATTTGCTATTGGGGGGCCTGCCTTTGATCTTCCATTTCCGCCTGCCAGAAACCCCTGGAATATCAACCATCACCCAGGAGGTTCATCGAGTGGCTCTGGTTCAGCTGTTGCAAGTGGAATGATACCTGCAGCATTAGGCACCGATACAGGGGGGTCCGTCAGAAATCCAGCTACTTCTTGTGGAATAGTAGGAATGAAAGCGACATATGGGAGAGTGAGTAAAGCAGGTGTAGTGCCATTAAGTTTCTCTCTTGACCACGTTGGCCCGATGACAAGAACTGTAGAAGATAATGCAATACTTTTGAATGCTATCGCAGGCTATGATAATAACGACCCCAGTACTGAAAAAAACCAAAAGCTTCCAGATTTTACAGAATTTCTACAAAAAGGAGTCAAGGGGTTACGCATAGGATTGATCCGCCATTTCTATACGACTGACTTAAAATCTGACGATGAAATGTGTAAAGCTATTGACAATGCAGCCGATACATTTAAAAAACTTGGTGCTATAGTAGAAGAAATTCATGTTTCACCGTTAAATCATTTTTCTTCTTGTAACTCGATAATAATGTACTGTGAAGCATTATCGATTCATAACAAATGGTACAAAGAACGCCCAGGTGATTACAGTAAGGCAACTCGTACAAGACTGATGCCAGGCCTTTTCATAAACGGGGAAGATTATGTTAGTGCACAGCGAACCCGTATAAAACTGGCTCAAGAAATCAATAGCCAATTTAAAAATTTCGATTTAATTATGACTGCTTCTAGTATGGAAGCAGCGTGTCGAATCGATGAACCTGAAACATTAGCTAGAACTTATCCAAGACAAGCCCGAACCGTTTTCAATATAACTGGACATCCTGCTTGTGCAATCCCTACAGGATTAGCAACAAACGGACTTCCATTAGGATTCCAAATTGCTGGACCTTATTTTGATGAATCTACGATTTATCAGGCTGCATGGGCATATGAGCAAGAAAATCCTTTCTACAAGAAACACCCTAATATTGAGTAA